In Candidatus Desulfofervidus auxilii, one genomic interval encodes:
- a CDS encoding response regulator: MKTLMTKILVVEDEPAIRELLVSFFKLCGWEANSAGNAFEALGILKDDRHDVVITDGLMPQVSGPKFTKIIKKKYPETYVIALTGSNLRKEFNAAGANVYLEKPVDLKRLQIAIEEYFKGNPGGKSDYRCMGTSK, translated from the coding sequence ATGAAAACACTTATGACAAAAATACTGGTAGTAGAAGATGAACCAGCAATAAGAGAACTTTTAGTGAGTTTTTTTAAACTCTGTGGATGGGAAGCAAATAGTGCTGGAAATGCCTTTGAAGCATTAGGAATCTTAAAAGACGACCGTCATGATGTAGTCATTACTGATGGCCTAATGCCTCAAGTGAGCGGACCAAAATTTACAAAAATCATAAAAAAGAAGTATCCAGAAACCTATGTGATTGCCTTAACGGGTTCGAATTTAAGAAAAGAATTTAATGCAGCAGGAGCCAACGTATATTTGGAAAAACCAGTAGACCTTAAAAGATTGCAAATAGCAATTGAAGAGTATTTTAAAGGAAATCCAGGAGGGAAAAGTGACTATCGCTGTATGGGCACGAGCAAATAG
- the rsmH gene encoding 16S rRNA (cytosine(1402)-N(4))-methyltransferase RsmH, with protein MENQKHIPVLKKEVLFYLNCGPGKIFVDGTVGGGGHTQAILEASAPNGFVIGLDVDGEALIQAEKKLAPYVGRYILKKGNYARGREILSGLHIEKVDGFLLDLGISSLQLAAPERGFSFLHPGPLDMRMDNTASVTASQIINRWSQKRIAEIIKQYGEERWANRIARKITETRVKMPIKTTTQLAEIVANAIPRRNWPRHIHPATRTFQALRIVVNQELENLKQFLNQVLSLLAPKGRVVIISFHSLEDRLVKNAFRNWAKEGKVQLLTKKPVQPSREELAMNPRARSAKLRAIEFRP; from the coding sequence ATGGAAAATCAAAAACATATTCCTGTTCTGAAAAAAGAAGTTTTATTCTATCTCAATTGTGGTCCAGGAAAAATATTTGTAGATGGAACGGTAGGAGGTGGTGGTCATACCCAAGCCATTCTAGAGGCATCTGCTCCCAATGGTTTTGTTATTGGTCTTGATGTAGATGGAGAGGCTTTAATACAAGCAGAAAAGAAACTCGCCCCTTATGTAGGACGTTATATTTTAAAAAAAGGAAATTATGCCAGGGGGAGAGAAATCTTGAGTGGCTTGCATATAGAAAAAGTAGATGGATTTTTACTTGACTTAGGCATATCCTCTCTTCAACTGGCTGCCCCAGAAAGAGGTTTTAGTTTTCTTCATCCAGGTCCTCTTGATATGCGTATGGATAACACCGCTAGTGTCACTGCTTCTCAAATTATAAATCGGTGGTCACAGAAACGGATTGCAGAGATAATTAAACAGTATGGAGAAGAAAGATGGGCAAATCGTATTGCTCGCAAAATTACAGAAACACGTGTGAAAATGCCTATTAAAACCACCACTCAGTTGGCAGAAATAGTTGCTAATGCTATTCCTAGAAGAAACTGGCCAAGACATATTCATCCTGCCACCAGGACCTTTCAAGCCTTACGCATAGTGGTCAATCAAGAATTAGAAAACTTGAAACAATTTCTTAATCAAGTCTTGTCGCTACTTGCCCCCAAAGGCAGGGTAGTCATTATCTCTTTTCACTCTTTAGAAGACAGATTGGTAAAAAATGCCTTTAGAAATTGGGCAAAGGAAGGAAAAGTGCAGTTGTTGACCAAAAAGCCTGTGCAGCCCAGCAGAGAAGAATTGGCTATGAACCCAAGGGCAAGGAGTGCCAAATTGAGGGCTATAGAATTTAGGCCATAA
- the mraZ gene encoding division/cell wall cluster transcriptional repressor MraZ, with protein MNQKFPQKHNNVFRGRYIHSIDGKGRLSIPNHFREVLKRKYKEEGIMLTSLGVSLVAYPLAEWSVIEEKVSKLPQIKPEVRKFQLLFISGAVECTFDKQGRILVPPALREHAGLKKDVIIAGMLNKFEIWDKGRWEKEMKLLTENFEEISNVIADLGL; from the coding sequence ATGAACCAAAAATTCCCACAAAAGCACAATAATGTATTTAGAGGAAGATATATTCACTCTATCGATGGAAAAGGAAGGCTCAGTATTCCCAACCATTTTAGAGAAGTATTGAAAAGGAAATATAAAGAAGAGGGAATAATGCTTACCAGCCTGGGTGTTTCTTTAGTGGCTTACCCTTTAGCAGAGTGGTCTGTCATTGAGGAGAAAGTGAGCAAGTTACCTCAAATTAAACCAGAAGTGAGAAAATTTCAATTATTATTTATCTCTGGTGCCGTAGAATGCACTTTTGACAAACAAGGGCGTATTTTAGTGCCACCTGCTTTACGAGAACATGCAGGGTTAAAAAAAGATGTAATTATTGCTGGAATGTTAAATAAATTTGAAATTTGGGATAAGGGGCGATGGGAAAAAGAAATGAAGCTCCTCACTGAAAATTTTGAAGAAATTAGCAATGTGATAGCTGATTTGGGTCTATGA
- a CDS encoding IMP cyclohydrolase: MKDFKGIYKQLVGDCFPSTIKISIGGQTFIYQKRSWEVDGEKKGLRYGENPHQMSALYELINGNIILGDCHFISPGQGLVSALTEKDFHQFGKHPSQINLTDLDRGLQILRYLMDKPAVVIIKHNNPCGVAYGNSLTEAFHRAYFADRIAAFGGCVVVNRSLDRETAEEISQYYVELIAAPDYASGVVDILKQRKNLRIVEIKRIERLADYVNKTWLDFKSLMDGGLILQQSPYTRIKSKKDFYPAETEYKGKTYRIKRVPTEKEFKDLLFGWYIEQGVTSNSVIFVKDEATVAIGTGEQDRVGVVEIAIFKAYTKYADSLCFKKHNIPYKQLEKEIAEGKRPLSQKEEIDFLTKDAYGGIKGAVMVSDGFFPFRDGVDVAIKEGITAIAQPGGSIRDFESIVACNEAKPPVAMVYTGERAFRH, from the coding sequence ATGAAAGATTTCAAAGGTATTTATAAACAGTTAGTTGGTGATTGTTTTCCTTCTACAATAAAGATTTCCATTGGTGGACAAACATTTATTTACCAAAAAAGGAGTTGGGAGGTAGATGGAGAAAAAAAAGGGCTACGTTATGGTGAAAATCCTCATCAAATGTCGGCCTTGTATGAGTTAATCAATGGGAATATTATATTAGGTGATTGCCACTTTATTAGTCCTGGTCAAGGTTTGGTGAGTGCCTTAACTGAAAAAGACTTTCACCAATTTGGAAAACATCCCAGTCAGATTAATCTAACTGATTTAGACCGTGGTCTTCAAATTTTACGTTATCTTATGGACAAACCGGCGGTGGTAATTATAAAGCATAATAATCCCTGTGGAGTGGCTTATGGTAACAGTTTAACTGAGGCTTTTCACCGTGCTTATTTTGCAGATAGGATTGCTGCCTTTGGTGGTTGTGTAGTGGTAAATCGGAGTTTGGATAGAGAAACAGCAGAGGAAATAAGTCAATATTATGTAGAATTGATAGCGGCACCAGACTATGCTTCTGGGGTAGTAGATATATTAAAACAGAGAAAGAATTTACGTATTGTGGAGATTAAGCGTATAGAACGTTTGGCGGATTATGTAAACAAAACCTGGTTAGACTTTAAAAGCTTAATGGATGGAGGTCTTATTTTACAACAATCGCCATATACTAGGATTAAATCTAAAAAAGACTTTTATCCTGCAGAAACGGAATATAAAGGAAAGACATACCGTATTAAACGAGTTCCTACAGAGAAGGAATTTAAGGATTTATTATTTGGTTGGTATATAGAGCAAGGGGTTACTTCTAATTCTGTAATTTTTGTGAAAGATGAAGCTACAGTGGCCATAGGTACTGGTGAACAAGATAGGGTAGGGGTAGTAGAGATTGCTATTTTTAAGGCATATACCAAATATGCAGATAGCCTTTGTTTTAAAAAGCATAATATTCCTTATAAACAGTTGGAAAAAGAAATAGCAGAGGGAAAGCGTCCTTTAAGTCAAAAAGAAGAGATTGATTTTTTGACTAAAGATGCATATGGAGGAATTAAAGGAGCTGTGATGGTCTCAGATGGTTTTTTCCCTTTTAGAGACGGAGTGGATGTAGCCATTAAAGAAGGTATTACAGCTATTGCTCAACCAGGTGGTTCTATTAGGGATTTTGAATCCATAGTTGCCTGTAATGAGGCTAAACCACCAGTAGCTATGGTCTATACTGGAGAACGTGCATTTAGACATTAA
- a CDS encoding winged helix-turn-helix domain-containing protein, with the protein MAIPDYQTCMLPLLKFLGDQHEYSLRETIDHLAAHFKLTEDELKQLLPSGQQVIFDNCVAWA; encoded by the coding sequence ATGGCAATTCCTGATTATCAAACCTGCATGCTTCCTCTATTGAAATTTCTTGGCGATCAACACGAATACTCCCTTCGAGAAACTATTGATCATCTTGCCGCTCATTTCAAATTGACAGAAGATGAGTTGAAGCAATTACTTCCAAGTGGTCAACAGGTCATTTTTGATAATTGTGTTGCTTGGGCTTGA
- a CDS encoding DUF3617 domain-containing protein, translating to MVKKVCFVSMFAFLVLFLSNIAQAQNMKEGLWQITMTIEMPGMPMQMPPQTYTHCLTKKDMVPQKEEPNQECRMVKRDIEGDTVTWVMECKTSEGTAVFNGKVTYKGNSFEGIIKMKQSGMEMTQNLKGKWIGECK from the coding sequence ATGGTTAAGAAGGTCTGTTTTGTATCAATGTTCGCTTTTTTGGTTCTCTTTTTGAGTAATATTGCCCAGGCTCAAAACATGAAAGAAGGGCTCTGGCAGATAACCATGACCATAGAGATGCCAGGTATGCCCATGCAGATGCCTCCACAGACCTATACTCATTGTCTGACAAAAAAGGACATGGTTCCGCAGAAAGAAGAACCTAATCAGGAATGCAGGATGGTAAAGCGTGATATTGAAGGTGATACCGTAACCTGGGTAATGGAGTGTAAGACGAGTGAAGGCACCGCGGTGTTCAACGGCAAAGTCACCTATAAGGGGAACTCTTTTGAAGGGATCATAAAGATGAAACAGTCGGGCATGGAAATGACTCAGAACCTGAAAGGAAAATGGATCGGAGAGTGCAAATAG